A stretch of Limanda limanda chromosome 7, fLimLim1.1, whole genome shotgun sequence DNA encodes these proteins:
- the rbm15 gene encoding RNA-binding protein 15, translated as MKGKERSPIKKRSRALDEIRDRGGGCHPTSKKMGALSVSSGSNNGNSSTKGDGGGSARRSLLGEKRDRDFDSHSRTGNNHSCQSAAASSVGKNHSLSLPLDLAPPRSTSRGEQRVQPPAVESEYKTLKISDLGTQLSDEDIEDGLFHEFKKFGDVSVKISRSNDERIAFVNFRKPEDARAAKHARGRLVLYDRPLKIEAVYINRRRSRSPVERDLYGAAQSHRHLQRALSPTGLGYRDYRLQQLALGRLPPPPPPPLPRDLERDREFALFEARARPAFIAERAAFREEDFISPEDDQRANRTLFLGNLDITVTEADLRRAFDRFGVITEVDIKRPTRGQTSTYGFLKFENLDMAHRAKLSMSGKIVGRNPIKIGYGKATPTTRLWVGGLGPWVPLAALAREFDRFGTIRTIDYRKGDTWAYIQYESLDAAQAACTHMRGFPLGGPERRLRVDFADTEHRYQQQFLQPLPIPPFDMVAESFVHRATPEPLRVRERTPPPLHFRERELFPGAEWPNPTIRERVRASPFEPLDHLERERRAREPWSLERELQGREPVRKRRVMEDGRHVDHSPDSTDRTVRRRRASPDGSPGGSSRDGGRFSDSERPVRGERPSPVRERHTSLERGGAERRLKNQSLSDKAPLSSSVSAVGERKRKAGDGGKGPAKRERSDTSSKGGQLSKSDGTRLSLAWQGMLLLKNSNFPANMHLLEGDHNVASDLLADTTVGRQVSELKITQRLRLDQPKLDEVSRRIKVAGPDGYAILLAVPGTTEDPSSSDPAVSTQRPLRNLVSYLNQKQAAGVISLPVGGSRDKDNTGVLHAFPPCEFSQQFLDSSAKALAKSEEDYLVMIVVRGAS; from the coding sequence ATGAAAGGCAAAGAGCGGTCGCCCATTAAGAAGCGCTCCCGGGCCTTGGACGAGATCCGAGACCGGGGAGGAGGATGCCACCCGACCAGCAAGAAAATGGGGGCTCTCTCCGTTTCCAGTGGGAGTAATAATGGGAACAGCTCGACCAAAGGTGACGGCGGCGGCTCCGCGAGAAGGAGCCTGCTCGGCGAGAAGAGGGACCGGGACTTCGACAGCCACAGCCGGACTGGGAACAACCACAGCTGCCAGTCCGCGGCCGCCAGCTCCGTGGGTAAGAACCACAGCCTGAGCCTGCCGCTGGATTTAGCCCCGCCGAGGAGCAcgtcgcggggggagcagcgGGTCCAGCCGCCGGCCGTCGAGAGTGAGTACAAGACCCTGAAAATCAGCGACCTCGGCACCCAGCTGAGCGACGAGGACATCGAGGACGGGCTCTTCCACGAGTTCAAGAAATTCGGGGACGTGAGCGTGAAGATCAGCCGCAGCAACGACGAGCGGATCGCCTTCGTGAACTTCCGGAAGCCGGAGGACGCCCGGGCCGCGAAGCACGCCCGCGGCCGGCTGGTGCTGTACGACCGGCCGCTGAAGATCGAGGCGGTGTACATCAACCGGAGGAGGAGCCGCTCCCCGGTGGAGAGGGACCTGTACGGGGCGGCCCAGAGCCACAGGCACCTGCAGAGAGCCCTCTCGCCCACGGGGCTCGGGTACCGGGACTaccggctgcagcagctggcCCTGGGCCGGCtccccccgccgccgccgccccctCTGCCCAGAGACCTGGAGCGGGACCGGGAGTTCGCCCTGTTCGAGGCCCGGGCGCGTCCGGCTTTCATCGCGGAGCGAGCAGCTTTCCGCGAGGAGGATTTTATCTCCCCCGAGGACGACCAAAGAGCCAACAGGACGTTGTTTTTAGGCAACCTggacatcacggtgacagaggCCGACCTGAGGAGAGCCTTCGACCGGTTCGGGGTGATCACAGAGGTGGACATTAAAAGACCCACACGGGGACAAACCAGCACGTATGGATTTCTGAAATTTGAGAACCTGGACATGGCTCACCGTGCTAAGCTCAGCATGTCTGGGAAAATAGTGGGCCGCAACCCCATCAAGATAGGCTATGGGAAAGCAACTCCCACCACCCGCCTGTGGGTGGGTGGGCTTGGACCCTGGGTTCCCCTGGCTGCTCTGGCGAGGGAGTTTGATCGCTTTGGCACTATAAGGACCATTGACTACAGGAAGGGGGACACCTGGGCCTACATTCAGTATGAAAGTTTGGACGCTGCACAGgcggcatgcacacacatgagGGGCTTCCCGTTGGGGGGTCCCGAGAGAAGACTGAGAGTGGACTTTGCTGACACTGAACATCGTTACCAGCAGCAGTTCCTGCAGCCGCTCCCTATCCCACCTTTTGACATGGTGGCGGAGTCATTTGTCCACCGTGCCACACCTGAACCGCTGAGGGTCAGGGAACGGACTCCACCGCCGCTTCACTTTAGGGAGAGAGAACTCTTTCCAGGAGCTGAGTGGCCCAACCCAACTATTCGTGAGCGAGTACGCGCCTCACCCTTCGAGCCTCTGGATCACCTGGAGCGTGAGCGCCGGGCACGGGAGCCCTGGTCTCTGGAGCGAGAGCTGCAGGGACGGGAACCTGTTCGCAAACGGCGTGTAATGGAGGACGGCCGTCACGTAGACCACTCCCCTGACAGCACTGATAGGACAGTAAGGCGAAGGCGTGCTTCTCCAGATGGCAGTCCTGGAGGTAGCAGCAGAGATGGAGGCCGCTTCAGTGACTCCGAGCGCCCTGTGCGGGGAGAAAGACCCTCCCCAGTACGAGAACGCCACACCAGCCTGGAGAGAGGTGGTGCTGAACGGAGACTAAAAAACCAGAGTCTCTCTGACAAGGCACCGTTAAGCAGCAGTGTTTCAGCAGTTGGAGAGCGAAAGCGCAAAGCAGGTGACGGTGGCAAAGGGCCGGCTAAGAGAGAACGTTCTGACACCAGCTCCAAGGGAGGCCAGCTGTCCAAGTCGGACGGCACCAGACTCAGTTTGGCCTGGCAGGgcatgctgctgctgaagaacaGCAACTTTCCAGCCAACATGCACCTGCTGGAGGGCGACCACAACGTAGCCAGTGACCTGCTCGCCGACACCACAGTGGGGAGGCAGGTGAGCGAGCTAAAGATCACCCAGCGTCTCCGCCTGGACCAGCCCAAGCTGGACGAGGTGTCCCGACGCATCAAGGTGGCCGGCCCCGACGGCTACGCCATTCTACTGGCAGTTCCCGGCACCACAGAGGATCCATCTTCGTCCGACCCCGCGGTCTCAACCCAGCGGCCGCTTCGGAACCTGGTTTCCTACCTCAACCAAAAACAAGCAGCAGGAGTCATCAGCCTGCCCGTGGGGGGGAGCAGAGATAAAGACAACACAGGGGTTCTTCATGCTTTCCCTCCCTGTGAATTCTCTCAGCAGTTCCTGGATTCCTCTGCTAAAGCTCTGGCTAAAAGTGAAGAGGACTATCTGGTCATGATTGTGGTGCGTGGAGCATCTTAA